The Rhodocytophaga rosea genome has a segment encoding these proteins:
- a CDS encoding DUF1801 domain-containing protein, giving the protein MSEKIKPKKLTGHQQVLTFLHQLEHPLKPEIEMVRSIILNANAQLTEHIKWKAPSFCYQHDDRITFNLHGNSYFRLIFHCGAKVKASTSTSRLFEDSTGILEWITNDRAIATFADMEDVRSKETALKEVVHKWIACTSEQI; this is encoded by the coding sequence ATGAGCGAAAAAATAAAGCCTAAAAAACTAACCGGTCACCAGCAAGTGCTTACATTCTTACACCAGCTGGAGCATCCACTGAAACCGGAGATAGAAATGGTTCGAAGTATTATTCTAAATGCCAATGCCCAGCTAACGGAACATATCAAATGGAAAGCCCCTAGTTTCTGCTATCAGCACGACGACCGGATTACTTTTAACCTGCATGGCAACTCTTATTTCAGGCTTATCTTCCATTGCGGAGCAAAAGTAAAAGCCAGTACTTCAACAAGCCGGTTATTTGAAGATTCCACCGGCATTTTGGAATGGATAACAAATGACAGAGCGATAGCCACATTTGCGGACATGGAAGATGTAAGAAGCAAAGAAACAGCTTTGAAAGAAGTTGTACATAAATGGATCGCCTGCACAAGTGAACAAATATGA
- a CDS encoding AraC family transcriptional regulator, protein MRKKTGSMENFGKGFIQALLAYAVQRDISIKRLCEASGIDYAALQQQKGYIISPEKVNSLWRNAAHFSNDAHFGLHFGESMQLAALGIIGQIISTSQTVGEALSQASTLVPLLTDLFSVEVNYQETSFQVILAYDVQKRHAFPYTFRHMADYLMVFALHELDGLTMEKLKPLAIGLTGTESLREYERIFSCKIHPNQDEIFLEFPMNCLAIPIFTANYDLQKVLIEQVSGLVQPASKDTVWQNKIYNYLLTNAYLYSQSLENVAANFNTSPRSLQRRLKEEGVSFLDVVDKVRKTLSISYLSSGNYQVKDVAYTLGYNDPSAFLRAFKRWTGTTPAVYRQQNR, encoded by the coding sequence TTGAGAAAGAAAACAGGGTCTATGGAAAATTTCGGCAAAGGGTTTATACAGGCATTATTAGCTTATGCAGTACAAAGAGACATTTCTATCAAACGTTTATGTGAAGCTTCGGGCATTGATTATGCGGCTTTACAGCAACAGAAAGGCTATATTATTTCTCCCGAAAAGGTTAATAGTTTGTGGAGAAATGCAGCTCATTTTTCGAATGATGCGCATTTTGGATTACATTTCGGAGAATCCATGCAACTGGCAGCACTGGGAATTATCGGGCAGATCATCTCCACCAGTCAGACAGTGGGCGAAGCTTTATCGCAGGCAAGCACTTTGGTTCCGTTGCTCACCGATCTGTTCAGCGTGGAGGTAAATTACCAGGAAACCTCTTTCCAGGTCATTCTTGCCTATGACGTTCAAAAAAGACATGCGTTCCCCTATACTTTCCGCCACATGGCTGATTACCTGATGGTGTTTGCCTTACATGAGCTCGATGGATTGACAATGGAAAAATTAAAACCTTTGGCCATAGGCTTGACGGGCACAGAATCTTTACGGGAATACGAGCGTATATTCAGTTGCAAAATTCACCCTAACCAGGACGAGATATTTCTGGAGTTTCCGATGAACTGTTTAGCTATTCCTATTTTTACCGCAAACTATGACTTGCAAAAAGTATTGATTGAACAAGTTTCCGGCTTAGTTCAGCCAGCATCTAAAGACACTGTATGGCAGAATAAGATTTACAACTATCTGCTTACCAACGCTTACCTTTACAGTCAGTCGCTGGAGAATGTGGCAGCAAATTTTAATACAAGTCCCAGGAGTTTGCAGCGCAGGCTGAAAGAAGAGGGTGTTAGCTTTCTGGATGTGGTAGATAAAGTACGCAAAACCCTTTCCATTTCGTACCTGTCTTCGGGGAATTACCAGGTAAAAGATGTTGCCTATACCCTGGGCTATAATGATCCCAGTGCATTTCTGCGGGCATTCAAGCGATGGACTGGCACAACGCCAGCCGTATACAGACAGCAGAATCGGTAG
- a CDS encoding nucleoside deaminase: MMETSIKEHEYWMQICIELGKQAMQDGNPPVGSILVKDKQIIGEGREAGKSKSDITCHAEIEAIRDAVRKGNTHFLSEALLYTTHEPCIMCSYVIRHHKIPVVVMGTEVPLIGGCSSEYPILTTDTISIWSAPPQIITGVLKEECDLSTGDFRKNFK, translated from the coding sequence ATGATGGAAACATCTATTAAAGAACACGAGTATTGGATGCAGATATGTATCGAGTTGGGAAAACAAGCCATGCAGGATGGAAATCCCCCGGTAGGTTCAATCTTAGTGAAAGATAAGCAGATCATTGGCGAAGGAAGGGAAGCCGGAAAATCCAAAAGCGATATTACCTGCCATGCCGAAATCGAAGCGATCCGGGATGCTGTTCGCAAAGGGAATACGCATTTTCTCTCTGAAGCACTCCTCTATACAACCCATGAACCCTGCATTATGTGTTCCTATGTCATCAGGCATCACAAAATTCCTGTGGTAGTTATGGGTACAGAAGTTCCCCTGATCGGTGGCTGTTCTTCGGAGTATCCCATCTTAACAACCGATACAATATCTATCTGGAGTGCACCTCCTCAAATTATTACTGGTGTGTTAAAAGAGGAATGTGACTTGTCAACTGGTGATTTCAGAAAAAATTTTAAGTAG
- a CDS encoding ArsR/SmtB family transcription factor: MARKMDTKAVERIAKALSDKNRLLILQKIAKQRCLGCTEMHEIVSLAQPTLSHHVKVLVDAGLVDSHKDGRNLNLYLNKETVQELIDFLSQLNQD, from the coding sequence ATGGCGAGGAAGATGGATACGAAAGCAGTAGAAAGGATAGCAAAAGCCTTAAGTGACAAAAACAGGCTGTTGATCCTTCAGAAAATAGCGAAGCAGCGATGTTTGGGCTGTACCGAGATGCATGAAATTGTTTCTCTGGCTCAGCCTACTTTATCACATCATGTAAAAGTACTGGTAGATGCCGGATTAGTAGATTCTCACAAAGATGGCCGGAATCTGAACTTATACCTAAATAAAGAAACAGTGCAGGAATTAATTGATTTTTTATCCCAATTGAATCAAGACTAA
- a CDS encoding efflux RND transporter periplasmic adaptor subunit: protein MKKQSKILISGAVMLAVSSLVILPGFLSSKNTEPQKKTAAPPVQAVNRTAVDAFIVKGSAIDETIQAVGTVAAKQSVDIVSELARKVTKIYVKEGSDVQAGALLFKLDDADLLARKNKLKQQEKLALLDENRFRELLSTESVTQQEYDQISTNLKVLQADIQVVDVEIAKTELRAPFSGKIGLTRVDVGAFVTSNTVLTTLQDVSQVEVNFTVPEKYASEVKAGQSIQFTTENATQTFTGKIIATEPKTEVATRSLNVLAVSENKEGRLVPGVSTRIDIGLKQIQNGITIPTQALIPTPKGYSLFAVKNGQAEIREVKTGKRTKGNMQILEGVTIGDTIVTTNILRLGPGVPVTLASAN, encoded by the coding sequence ATGAAAAAACAATCTAAAATCCTTATTTCCGGGGCTGTCATGTTAGCAGTATCATCCCTGGTTATTTTACCCGGCTTTTTATCCAGTAAAAATACAGAACCTCAGAAAAAAACGGCTGCACCGCCAGTCCAGGCGGTCAATCGCACGGCCGTAGATGCCTTTATCGTAAAAGGGTCTGCTATTGATGAAACCATTCAGGCAGTAGGCACGGTAGCCGCCAAACAAAGTGTTGACATTGTAAGTGAACTCGCCCGGAAAGTGACTAAAATCTACGTAAAAGAAGGCAGCGATGTGCAGGCAGGAGCGCTCTTATTTAAATTAGATGATGCTGATTTACTGGCCAGAAAAAATAAACTGAAACAACAGGAAAAACTGGCTTTGCTGGATGAAAACCGATTCCGGGAACTGCTTTCTACTGAATCTGTTACCCAGCAGGAGTATGACCAGATTTCTACCAATCTGAAAGTACTACAGGCCGACATACAAGTAGTAGACGTAGAAATCGCTAAAACTGAACTCAGAGCCCCTTTTTCCGGTAAAATTGGCTTAACCAGAGTGGATGTAGGTGCCTTTGTAACATCCAATACGGTACTCACGACCTTGCAGGATGTAAGCCAGGTAGAAGTGAATTTTACAGTGCCGGAAAAATACGCCAGTGAAGTAAAAGCAGGACAGTCAATTCAATTCACCACGGAAAACGCGACCCAGACGTTTACAGGAAAAATTATAGCTACCGAACCTAAAACAGAGGTTGCTACCCGAAGCCTGAATGTACTGGCGGTGAGTGAAAACAAAGAAGGCAGGCTTGTTCCCGGCGTTTCAACCAGGATAGACATTGGGCTGAAGCAAATCCAGAATGGCATTACCATCCCTACACAGGCTTTAATTCCGACACCCAAAGGATATTCACTCTTTGCCGTTAAAAACGGCCAGGCAGAAATACGGGAAGTAAAAACCGGCAAACGTACCAAAGGCAACATGCAGATACTGGAAGGTGTAACTATCGGAGATACCATTGTAACGACCAATATTCTCCGGCTTGGTCCAGGCGTCCCGGTAACGCTGGCAAGTGCCAATTA